Part of the Paracoccus sp. S3-43 genome, TGCGCTGGCCACCGTCACCAGCCTGGATCCGATCGACGTGGACATGTACGAACCCTCGGCCCGGCTGCTGTCGCTGCGCGAGGATATCAGCGCGGGCCGGCTGCGGCTGAACGAAACGCTGCAAGCGACGCTGACGCTGGAAACCGGCGAGACCTATGAGGCCACGGGCAGGCTGGTCGCGCCGGGGGTCACCGTCTCGACCTCGACCGGGGCGGTGGATACGCGGTTCCGCTTCGACAACCCGCGCCGCCTGATCCTGCCCGGCATGTTCCTGCGCGGCCAGATCGAGATGGGCACGACCGAGGCCTTCCTGGTCACGCAGAACGCCGCGACCCGCGACAAGACGGGGCGACTGACGGCCTGGGTGATCCGCGACGGCAGGGCCGCAGAGGTGAACCTGACCGACGACGGCAGCTATCGGAACCACTGGATCGTGACGGACGGGCTGGAACCCGGCGACCTGCTGGCGGTCGACAACCTGGCCGCGCTGACCGAAGGCGCGACGGTCACGACCGTGCCCGTCACGCTGGACGACAACGGCGTGGTCCGCGAAGCGGCGCCCGCCGCCGCCCCCGATGCCGCCGCCGACGCCCAACCCGCCCCGGCCGCGGCAGAGTAACCCATGGCACGCTTTTTCATCCATCGCCCCGTCTTCGCCTGGGTTCTGGCCTTCGTGACCATGCTGGTCGGCGCCCTTGGTCTGCAAACCCTTGCGATCGAGCAATATCCCCAGATCGCCCCCACCACCGTCCGCATCAGCGCCACCTATACCGGCGCATCGGCCGAGATCGTCGAGAATTCCGTCACCACCGTGATCGAGGACGGCATGACCGGGATCGACGGGCTGATCTACATGACCTCGAATTCGACGCCGGGATCGGCATCCGTGTCGCTGACCTTCGACGATACGGTCGATGCCGACATCGCGCAGGTCCAGGTCCAGAACAAGCTGCAACTGGTGACCAGCCAGCTGCCCGACATCGTGCAGCAGCGGGGGGTGAACGTGTCGCGCTCCACCTCGTCGATCCTGCTGGTGGGGGCGCTGACCAGCACGGACGGCAGCTTTTCGTCGGTGGAACTGGGCGATCTGGTGGCGCAGATGATCGAGGATCCGGTCAAGCGGACCCCCGGAGTCGGGTCCATCAACACCTTCGGGTCGGGCTATGCGATGCGCATCTGGCTGGATCCGATGAAGATGGCGCAATACCAGGTCACGCCCGCCGACGTGACCGCCGCCGTATCCGAACAGAACACCAACGTCACCGTGGGTGAACTGGGCGCCGAGCCGTCGGCGGAAGGCCAGCGGCTGACCATGACCCTGTCGGCGCAGTCGCAATTCAGCTCCGTGCCGGAATTCGAACGCATCCTGCTGCGCGTGGACCCGGACGGATCGACGGTCTTCCTAGGCGACGTGGCCCGGATCGAGATCGGCCAGGAATCCTATGGCGGGGCTGCGCGCTATAACGGCAATCCGGCGGCGGGTTTCGGCGTCAACCTGGCGACGGGCGCCAATGCCGTGGACACCGCCCATGCCGTGCGCGCGGTGATCGACGGTATCGCGCCGTCGCTGCCCGCGGGCGTGCAGGTCGTCTATCCCTATGACACCGCGCCCTTCGTCGAAAAATCCATCCACCAAGTCTACAAGACCCTGGCCGAGGCCGTGGTGCTGGTCTTTCTGGTGATCCTGGCCTTCCTGCAAAGCTGGCGCGCCACGATCATCCCGGTGATCGCCATCCCGGTGGTGCTGCTGGGCACCTTCGGGGTGCTGGCGGCGGCGGGCTTTTCCATCAACACGCTGACCATGTTCGCGCTGGTGCTGGCCATCGGCCTGCTGGTCGATGACGCCATCGTCGTCGTCGAAAACGTCGAGCGGGTGATGGAGGAAGAGGGTCTCGGCCCCGTCGAGGCCACCCAGAAAAGCATGGAGGAGATCACCTCGGCCCTGGTCGGCATCGTCATGGTGCTGTCGGCGGTGTTTCTGCCGATGGCCTTCATGTCGGGCGCGACCGGGGTGATCTATCGCCAGTTTTCCTTGACGATCATCACCGCCATGGTGCTGTCGCTGGGCGTCGCGGTGATCCTGACGCCCGCCATGTGCGCCAGCCTGCTGAAGCCGCGCGGGCATGGCGACGGCATCGCGCCCGCCCGCTGGTTCAACCGCAACCTGGACCGCGCGACGAACGGCTATGGCCATGCCGTGGCCCGGCTGGTGCGCCGTCCGTTCAGGATGCTGGTGGTGCTGGCCGCCATCGGCTTTGGCGCGCTTGCCCTGTATGAACGCCTGCCCGGCTCCTTCCTGCCGGACGAGGATCAGGGCGTGATGATGGTGATGATCGAGACGCCCGACGGATCGACCACCGCGCAGACCCTGGCCCTGGTCGAGAGGGTCGAGGACTATCTGCGCGTCCAGGAAGCCGACACGGTGGAATCCACCTTCTCGGTCCTGGGCTTCAGCTTCGGCGGCGCGGGCCAGAACAACGCCATGCTGTTTGCCAAGCTGCGCGAATACGAGGATCGCCCCGACCTTGACGTGGCCTCGCTGGTGACGCGGGCCAACGGCTATTTCTTCATGAACAACCGCGCGGGGCAGGCCTATTTCCTGCAACCGCCGGCGATTCCCGGCATGGGCGC contains:
- a CDS encoding efflux RND transporter periplasmic adaptor subunit codes for the protein MPLFRLLACVVLIAVWFSSLPALAQQDDMPPPAVGVVTVQPQRVPRIVTLPGRAVAQSEAAIRPRVGGLVTEILYEPGTALERGAPMFQIDPATYRANLSSAEAQVSSARAALTQAETSFGRTERLLGSGTTQAQVDASRATLEQAQAALQSAEAALTLAQAELDWTTVTSPIDGVASVAAVSVGDLVTAGQADALATVTSLDPIDVDMYEPSARLLSLREDISAGRLRLNETLQATLTLETGETYEATGRLVAPGVTVSTSTGAVDTRFRFDNPRRLILPGMFLRGQIEMGTTEAFLVTQNAATRDKTGRLTAWVIRDGRAAEVNLTDDGSYRNHWIVTDGLEPGDLLAVDNLAALTEGATVTTVPVTLDDNGVVREAAPAAAPDAAADAQPAPAAAE
- a CDS encoding efflux RND transporter permease subunit, producing the protein MARFFIHRPVFAWVLAFVTMLVGALGLQTLAIEQYPQIAPTTVRISATYTGASAEIVENSVTTVIEDGMTGIDGLIYMTSNSTPGSASVSLTFDDTVDADIAQVQVQNKLQLVTSQLPDIVQQRGVNVSRSTSSILLVGALTSTDGSFSSVELGDLVAQMIEDPVKRTPGVGSINTFGSGYAMRIWLDPMKMAQYQVTPADVTAAVSEQNTNVTVGELGAEPSAEGQRLTMTLSAQSQFSSVPEFERILLRVDPDGSTVFLGDVARIEIGQESYGGAARYNGNPAAGFGVNLATGANAVDTAHAVRAVIDGIAPSLPAGVQVVYPYDTAPFVEKSIHQVYKTLAEAVVLVFLVILAFLQSWRATIIPVIAIPVVLLGTFGVLAAAGFSINTLTMFALVLAIGLLVDDAIVVVENVERVMEEEGLGPVEATQKSMEEITSALVGIVMVLSAVFLPMAFMSGATGVIYRQFSLTIITAMVLSLGVAVILTPAMCASLLKPRGHGDGIAPARWFNRNLDRATNGYGHAVARLVRRPFRMLVVLAAIGFGALALYERLPGSFLPDEDQGVMMVMIETPDGSTTAQTLALVERVEDYLRVQEADTVESTFSVLGFSFGGAGQNNAMLFAKLREYEDRPDLDVASLVTRANGYFFMNNRAGQAYFLQPPAIPGMGASSGFSMYLVDQSGRGQEALTAAADQLVATAQTDGRVTNLRGNEAPFQTSLRLDIDQQKAAAFGLSISEVNAMLSIIFSGRDVNDFALGAELRPVIVQGEAYARSQPEDIDRWFARNSDGDMVNFGAFTTRVWDQEPQALARYGGTRALELSGAAAQGLSSGAAMDAMEEMVADMPGGYGAAWTGLSYQERLSGNQAPLLFALSGLVVFLALAALYESWTVPLAVMLTVPVGILGALAAALFFDQTNDVYFKVGLLTTIGLAARNAILIVEFAQSLVAQGRPLLEAAIEASKMRLRPILMTTFAFMLGVLPLAIASGAGAGAQNSIGIGVLGGMASSAVIGIFLVPVFYVAVLKAVELLGRRKGRPA